A region from the Arvicola amphibius chromosome 12, mArvAmp1.2, whole genome shotgun sequence genome encodes:
- the LOC119827839 gene encoding 60S ribosomal protein L10-like produces the protein MGRRPARCYRYCKNKPYPKSRFCRGVPDAKIRIFDLGQKKAKVDEFPLCGHMVSDEYEQLSSEALEAARICANKYMVKSCGKDGFHIRVRLYPFPVIRINKMLSCAGADRLQTGMRGAFGKPQGTVARVHIGQVIMSIRTKLQNKEHVIEALCRAKFKFPGRQKIHISKKWGFTKFNADEFEDMVAEKRLIPDGCGVKYIPNHGPLDKWQALHS, from the coding sequence ATGGGTCGCCGCCCCGCCCGGTGTTACCGGTATTGTAAGAACAAGCCGTACCCAAAGTCTCGCTTCTGCCGAGGTGTCCCTGATGCTAAAATCCGCATCTTTGACTTGGGACAGAAGAAGGCAAAAGTTGATGAATTCCCGCTTTGTGGCCACATGGTGTCAGATGAATACGAACAACTCTCTTCCGAAGCTCTGGAGGCTGCCCGTATTTGTGCCAACAAATACATGGTAAAGAGTTGTGGCAAGGATGGCTTTCATATTCGAGTGAGGCTTTACCCTTTTCCTGTCATCCGAATCAACAAGATGTTGTCCTGTGCTGGGGCCGACAGGCTCCAGACAGGTATGCGTGGTGCCTTTGGGAAGCCCCAGGGCACAGTGGCCAGGGTTCATATTGGCCAGGTCATCATGTCCATCCGCACTAAGCTACAGAATAAGGAACATGTGATTGAGGCTCTTTGTAGAGCCAAGTTCAAGTTCCCTGGCCGCCAGAAGATCCACATCTCAAAGAAATGGGGCTTTACTAAGTTTAATGCAGATGAATTTGAAGACATGGTTGCTGAGAAGCGACTGATTCCTGATGGCTGTGGGGTCAAATATATTCCTAATCATGGTCCCCTGGACAAGTGGCAAGCCCTACACTCCTGA